Proteins encoded in a region of the Sceloporus undulatus isolate JIND9_A2432 ecotype Alabama chromosome 11, SceUnd_v1.1, whole genome shotgun sequence genome:
- the MRM3 gene encoding rRNA methyltransferase 3, mitochondrial: MAALMRRTREAFSLLRPALRSPGGPEGRRGLRGLRRRPLQVLPPAAQQQPASPRGLSPFPEAQSGLRKKAPVPWKKEKKKAPQEEEEEEEEAQLRYERAGMGDKRLSKVVTLAKSRAFREKHGKIVLEGRRLILDALEAGAVPQTLFFSAVDHVKELPAAKLKGANLIKVKFEDIKTWSDVVTPQGMIGIFSRPDHAKMTYPEVQRHHRLPLSLICDNIRDPGNLGTILRSAAGAGCSRVLLVKGCVDAWEPKVLRAGMGAHFRLPIISNLEWEVVPNYLLPESCVYVADGSHAAPQVETEPPRPAKASSHGWVARPYNLKAQLDRPDRSDHLDSLEEHETVELEAQCCYDPWMDVRVAVVIGGETHGVSEEAKQLAQETEGKRLLIPIVPEVDSLNAAMAASILLFEAKRQLRLTQQAEVETTHAPGHLWHR; this comes from the exons ATGGCGGCGCTCATGAGGCGAACGAGGGAGGCCTTTTCCCTCCTCAGGCCGGCCTTGAGGAGCCCCGGCGGCCCCGAGGGAAGGAGAGGGCTGCGGGGGCTGAGGAGGAGGCCCCTCCAAGTCCTGCCTCCGGCTGCGCAGCAGCAACCAGCCTCGCCTAGAGGGCTTTCCCCATTTCCCGAGGCCCAAAGCGGGCTCAGGAAGAAGGCCCCGGTCccatggaagaaggagaagaagaaggcccctcaggaagaagaagaggaggaggaggaggcccagctGCGCTATGAGCGAGCGGGGATGGGAGACAAGAGGCTGAG CAAAGTGGTGACGCTTGCCAAGTCGAGGGCTTTCCGCGAGAAGCACGGGAAGATCGTTCTGGAAGGCAGGAGGCTCATCCTGGACGCCCTGGAGGCGGGCGCCGTTCCCCAGACGCTCTTCTTCAGCGCCGTGGATCACGTCAAGGAGCTGCCGGCGGCCAAGCTGAAAGGCGCCAATCTCATCAAGGTGAAATTTGAAGACATCAAGACCTGGTCCGACGTCGTGACTCCTCAGGGGATGATCG GAATCTTCTCCAGGCCAGACCATGCCAAAATGACTTATCCTGAGGTCCAGCGCCACCATCGGCTGCCTCTTTCACTCATCTGCGACAACATCCGTGACCCGGGAAACCTGGGCACCATCCTGAGGTCGGCAGCCGGAGCAGGCTGCAGCCGGGTGTTGCTTGTGAAAG GATGCGTTGACGCCTGGGAACCCAAAGTGCTCCGGGCGGGGATGGGCGCTCATTTCCGCCTCCCCATCATTTCCAACCTGGAATGGGAGGTCGTGCCCAACTACCTTCTCCCCGAAAGCTGTGTCTACGTGGCTGATGGCTCCCACGCTGCCCCTCAAGTTGAGACGGAGCCGCCGCGCCCAGCCAAGGCCAGTAGCCACGGCTGGGTCGCCAGGCCCTACAACCTGAAAGCCCAGCTGGACCGACCGGATCGGAGTGACCATCTGGACAGCCTGGAGGAGCACGAAACGGTTGAGCTGGAAGCCCAGtgttgctatgacccgtggatggACGTTCGCGTGGCTGTGGTGATTGGGGGGGAAACCCACGGCGTGAGTGAAGAAGCCAAGCAGCTGGCGCAGGAAACGGAGGGGAAAAGGTTACTCATCCCCATAGTCCCCGAAGTGGACAGTCTGAATGCCGCCATGGCTGCTAGCATACTGCTCTTCGAAGCCAAGAGACAGCTGCGACTAACGCAGCAGGCGGAGGTCGAGACAACCCATGCTCCTGGGCACCTATGGCATCGCTGA
- the GLOD4 gene encoding glyoxalase domain-containing protein 4 produces MNPRRALHFVFKVGDRAQTARFYRELLGMRVLRHEEFEEGCKATCNGPYDGKWSKTMVGYGPEDEHFVTELTYNYGVGDYRLGNDFLGMTIASSQAVSNAKKMHWPLKEISAGIYETEAPGGYKFFLEEKDSPKKDPVMKVTLAVSSLPKSVDYWSKLLGMKVYEKDEAKLRVLLGYADNQCKLELQGIGKDVDHGTAFGRIAFSCPKEQLPDIEALMKKENQKILTPLVSLDTPGKATVQVVILADPDGHEICFVGDEAFRELSQVDPNGEKLLDEAMAADKSQEWFAKRNIPKPSAQNPTVPAGQ; encoded by the exons ATGAATCCCAGGCGAGCGCTGCATTTCGTCTTCAAAGTCGGAGACCGAGCGCAAACGGCGCGTTTCTACCGGGAGCTACTGGGCATGCGC GTTCTGAGACACGAAGAGTTTGAAGAAGGCTGCAAAGCTACCTGCAATGG TCCCTACGATGGCAAATGGAGTAAAACGATGGTGGGTTACGGTCCTGAGGATGAGCACTTTGTCACAGAGCTGACCTACAATTACGGCGTCGGAGACTACCGCCTCGGCAATGACTTTCTG GGAATGACTATTGCCTCCAGCCAGGCTGTGAGCAATGCCAAAAAGATGCATTGGCCGCTCAAGGAGATCTCAGCTGGCATCTATGAGACAGAAGCTCCTGGTGGGTACAAGTTCTTCCTGGAAGAGAAAGACTCTCCAAAGAAAG ATCCTGTCATGAAGGTGACTCTGGCTGTGTCCAGCCTGCCAAAATCCGTGGACTACTGGTCCAAGCTGCTGGGCATGAAGGTGTACGAAAAGGACGAAGCCAAGCTCAGGGTTCTCCTCGGCTATGCGGACAACCAG TGTAAGCTAGAACTGCAGGGCATTGGTAAAGATGTGGACCATGGTACTGCCTTTGGGAGGATTGCCTTCTCTTGCCCCAAAGAACAG CTCCCCGATATCGAAGCCTTGATGAAGAAGGAGAACCAGAAGATTTTGACCCCGCTGGTGAGCCTGGACACACCGGGGAAAGCAACCGTCCAAGTGGTCATCTTAGCCGATCCC GATGGGCACGAAATCTGTTTCGTGGGGGACGAAGCCTTCAGAGAGCTTTCCCAAGTGGATCCGAACGGGGAGAAACTCTTAGATGAG GCGATGGCCGCTGACAAAAGCCAGGAGTGGTTTGCCAAACGTAACATCCCAAAACCTTCGGCGCAAAACCCAACGGTACCAGCCGGTCAGTGA
- the GEMIN4 gene encoding gem-associated protein 4 isoform X1 — MALASSASSSAASCSPEPQGGLQAQGSHASSSFSSSTSKPPRALREEAAAAGAMELGPLTICGEVTILHGGFLMATRLCHPKPLSELAKSDWPLVGKPIIEALEEICTSHSSYPPEPSAWKKKAAVILWSQILFSGSSMPTVSTNQRWKEDVFFSVSTMIPEVNHTVLFEMFKEMNAPRLFTQMLLVLPEAVCLKELETFVEYVAKETSPRDVSFFLDVWWEIMKHKEGQEDRLTLLFRTVSHQFLSEPDDTGQPPKRFKSDAPPLTEPSMATTVLPVLMEGLKLIRESIVPTKMKCYALANLLDVLSVSIECEVELLPIQTYLDKVSSVVTLWISDSDNRYNKRELDEKVKEVERSMSVLNVAKLSNKSLLDDLGFLRTLLEEWSPELQGFLNDPQQVCYESYRLLDCLASLEKRLVNYAKSENLDEPTAQTMAELSKRIADFLEKINPGSWSKESNNDIVASVAMVIIDKRMDRHLEVCPVFVTQKSWAFTKDWVACLVRNKELFQEAELILKLLQMVAACAHVAESQEQIAKVAKVILECYAELLLTDQNKVISEVLAAWGRKGLSGISETFSEGFQEELNVAFNQIIKSVSGEGFKRAVASVSRLVLLNPEATIKKICNLVVANLGTHQFMAEILCSFPALRFQEHQDSTDASVSLLLNCLKESIWDRLITAKEKEQFLEFLEYLMQPTGANPLLCPAEVTQNLIFPFLKADSPCMELCLQILEKVLKVPSEQNWIHTCHPFPLILSLCRLLDGFTQYWHEPEGQHACSLETKDLVATNLAQLCSALSTQKDSLSPELWNQSVSWLHKKVGALDWTVGLRLKNVYGEHFKNEVPATLFEVCKLPEDEWTTRPAPQYGAGSGLMAWMECCCISATLREQMLVLLTVNVDNPEEVNLFSKGFLVALVQVFPWCSQSEWRRLIHVIKSLLEREVLYVPYSLEYVQYLPLLNFRPFAYHLQFSVLLLRGFQFLCGSSGATWLPSDAWKHMARLYCLGLSDLLGSVKSIVRGQWHSTEEKNVTRELSFVYIQLFCHTLHVAAMLPDEGTGEGLLLLSLEILSQYEVLYDADESLGSSLRKANEKHFLGSITENVTNKEMRTMLLQKLRKL; from the exons ATGGCCCtggcctcctctgcctcctcctctgcagccTCTTGCAGCCCAGAGCCCCAGGGAGGCCTCCAGGCCCAGGGCagccatgcctcctcctccttctcttcctccacctccaagCCTCCAAGAGCCCTAAGAGAAGAAGCTGCTGCTGCAGGAGCCATGGAGTTAG GGCCGCTGACCATCTGCGGAGAAGTGACCATCTTGCACGGCGGGTTCTTGATGGCCACCCGGCTGTGCCATCCCAAGCCTTTGTCTGAGCTGGCCAAATCGGACTGGCCCTTGGTGGGCAAGCCTATTATCGAGGCATTGGAGGAGATCTGTACGTCCCACTCTTCTTACCCACCCGAACCCAGTGCTTGGAAGAAGAAAGCGGCAGTCATCCTTTGGTCCCAGATCCTCTTCTCCGGGTCCTCGATGCCCACCGTCTCCACCAACCAAAGGTGGAAGGAGGACGTCTTCTTCTCGGTGAGCACCATGATCCCAGAGGTCAACCACACGGTCCTTTTTGAGATGTTCAAGGAGATGAACGCACCCCGGCTTTTCACCCAGATGCTCCTGGTTTTGCCGGAGGCCGTTTGCTTGAAAGAACTGGAAACCTTTGTAGAGTATGTGGCCAAAGAGACATCTCCGCGTGACGTGTCTTTCTTCTTGGACGTCTGGTGGGAGATCATGAAGCACAAAGAGGGCCAAGAGGACCGGCTGACTTTGTTGTTCCGCACAGTATCGCATCAGTTTCTCTCGGAGCCAGACGACACGGGCCAGCCTCCAAAGAGGTTCAAGAGCGATGCCCCTCCGTTGACGGAGCCCTCCATGGCCACCACTGTCCTCCCAGTCTTGATGGAAGGTTTGAAGCTGATCAGAGAGAGCATTGTGCCAACCAAGATGAAGTGTTACGCTCTCGCCAACCTCTTGGACGTGTTGTCCGTGTCGATTGAGTGCGAGGTAGAATTGCTGCCCATCCAGACTTACTTGGACAAGGTCTCCTCGGTGGTCACCCTCTGGATCAGCGACTCCGACAACCGATATAACAAAAGAGAGTTGGACGAGAAGGTGAAAGAGGTTGAGAGGAGCATGAGCGTGCTGAACGTGGCCAAACTCTCCAACAAATCCTTGCTCGATGACTTGGGCTTTCTCCGCACCTTGCTGGAAGagtggtctccagagctgcagggTTTCCTAAATGACCCTCAGCAGGTCTGCTATGAAAGCTACAGGCTCCTCGATTGCCTGGCCTCCTTGGAAAAGAGGTTGGTGAACTATGCCAAGTCGGAAAATTTGGATGAGCCGACGGCACAGACGATGGCAGAGCTGTCCAAGCGCATTGCGGACTTCTTGGAGAAGATCAACCCTGGGTCATGGAGCAAGGAGTCCAATAATGACATTGTGGCTTCTGTGGCCATGGTGATCATCGACAAGAGGATGGACCGACACTTGGAGGTGTGTCCCGTATTTGTGACGCAGAAGAGCTGGGCGTTCACGAAAGACTGGGTCGCATGCCTTGTCAGGAACAAAGAACTGTTCCAGGAAGCGGAGCTGATCCTCAAATTGCTGCAGATGGTCGCGGCTTGCGCCCACGTTGCCGAAAGTCAGGAGCAAATTGCCAAGGTGGCCAAAGTCATCCTTGAGTGTTACGCAGAGCTCCTTTTGACAGATCAGAACAAAGTGATTTCGGAAGTCCTGGCTGCTTGGGGCAGGAAGGGCCTCTCTGGGATATCGGAGACCTTCTCAGAAGGCTTCCAAGAGGAACTCAACGTTGCCTTTAACCAGATCATCAAGAGCGTATCCGGGGAAGGATTTAAAAGGGCCGTGGCATCCGTGTCTCGGTTGGTGCTGCTCAACCCAGAAGCTACCATCAAGAAGATCTGTAACTTGGTTGTGGCCAACTTGGGAACGCACCAGTTCATGGCAGAAATCCTGTGTTCCTTCCCGGCTCTGAGATTCCAAGAGCACCAGGATTCAACAGACGCATCGGTCAGCCTGCTGCTGAATTGTTTGAAAGAGAGTATCTGGGACCGGCTGATAACTGCCAAGGAAAAGGAGCAATTTTTAGAGTTTTTGGAGTACCTGATGCAACCGACCGGCGCCAACCCTCTTCTCTGCCCGGCAGAGGTGACCCAGAACCTCATCTTCCCTTTCCTGAAGGCGGATTCTCCTTGCATGGAACTTTGCTTACAGATCCTTGAGAAGGTTTTGAAGGTGCCTTCCGAGCAGAACTGGATCCACACCTGCCACCCGTTTCCACTCATCCTTTCCCTTTGCAGGCTTCTAGATGGCTTCACTCAGTATTGGCATGAACCAGAAGGCCAGCACGCCTGTTCCTTAGAGACCAAAGACTTGGTGGCAACCAACCTAGCCCAGCTCTGCAGTGCGCTGTCCACTCAGAAAGACTCCCTGTCCCCGGAGTTGTGGAACCAGTCTGTGTCTTGGCTCCACAAAAAGGTCGGGGCCTTGGATTGGACCGTTGGCCTGCGGCTGAAGAACGTTTACGGAGAACACTTCAAGAACGAAGTCCCTGCCACGCTCTTTGAGGTCTGCAAGCTGCCAGAGGATGAGTGGACCACCCGTCCGGCCCCACAGTACGGAGCAGGCAGCGGCCTTATGGCGTGGATGGAGTGCTGCTGCATCTCTGCAACCTTGAGGGAACAGATGCTGGTGCTCCTCACGGTTAACGTGGACAACCCCGAAGAGGTCAACCTCTTCAGCAAGGGGTTCTTGGTGGCCCTCGTCCAGGTCTTCCCCTGGTGCAGCCAGAGCGAGTGGAGACGCCTCATCCACGTCATCAAGAGTCTCTTGGAACGAGAAGTCCTCTACGTGCCTTACTCCCTGGAGTATGTCCAGTATCTCCCTTTGCTCAACTTCCGTCCTTTCGCATACCACCTCCAGTTCTCGGTGCTTCTGCTGCGGGGATTCCAGTTCCTGTGCGGTTCCAGCGGTGCCACGTGGCTGCCGTCAGACGCATGGAAACACATGGCAAGGCTCTACTGCCTCGGCTTGTCCGATTTGCTGGGCTCGGTTAAAAGCATCGTCCGGGGCCAGTGGCACTCGACGGAAGAGAAGAACGTGACCCGGGAGCTGTCCTTCGTGTACATCCAGCTGTTCTGCCATACCCTCCACGTGGCGGCCATGTTGCCGGATGAAGGCACGGGCGagggcctcctcctgctctccttgGAGATCCTCTCGCAGTATGAGGTGCTCTATGACGCCGACGAGTCTCTCGGGAGCTCCCTGCGGAAGGCCAACGAGAAGCACTTCCTGGGCTCCATCACGGAGAACGTCACCAACAAGGAGATGCGCACCATGCTCCTCCAGAAGCTCCGTAAGCTGTGA
- the GEMIN4 gene encoding gem-associated protein 4 isoform X2 produces MATRLCHPKPLSELAKSDWPLVGKPIIEALEEICTSHSSYPPEPSAWKKKAAVILWSQILFSGSSMPTVSTNQRWKEDVFFSVSTMIPEVNHTVLFEMFKEMNAPRLFTQMLLVLPEAVCLKELETFVEYVAKETSPRDVSFFLDVWWEIMKHKEGQEDRLTLLFRTVSHQFLSEPDDTGQPPKRFKSDAPPLTEPSMATTVLPVLMEGLKLIRESIVPTKMKCYALANLLDVLSVSIECEVELLPIQTYLDKVSSVVTLWISDSDNRYNKRELDEKVKEVERSMSVLNVAKLSNKSLLDDLGFLRTLLEEWSPELQGFLNDPQQVCYESYRLLDCLASLEKRLVNYAKSENLDEPTAQTMAELSKRIADFLEKINPGSWSKESNNDIVASVAMVIIDKRMDRHLEVCPVFVTQKSWAFTKDWVACLVRNKELFQEAELILKLLQMVAACAHVAESQEQIAKVAKVILECYAELLLTDQNKVISEVLAAWGRKGLSGISETFSEGFQEELNVAFNQIIKSVSGEGFKRAVASVSRLVLLNPEATIKKICNLVVANLGTHQFMAEILCSFPALRFQEHQDSTDASVSLLLNCLKESIWDRLITAKEKEQFLEFLEYLMQPTGANPLLCPAEVTQNLIFPFLKADSPCMELCLQILEKVLKVPSEQNWIHTCHPFPLILSLCRLLDGFTQYWHEPEGQHACSLETKDLVATNLAQLCSALSTQKDSLSPELWNQSVSWLHKKVGALDWTVGLRLKNVYGEHFKNEVPATLFEVCKLPEDEWTTRPAPQYGAGSGLMAWMECCCISATLREQMLVLLTVNVDNPEEVNLFSKGFLVALVQVFPWCSQSEWRRLIHVIKSLLEREVLYVPYSLEYVQYLPLLNFRPFAYHLQFSVLLLRGFQFLCGSSGATWLPSDAWKHMARLYCLGLSDLLGSVKSIVRGQWHSTEEKNVTRELSFVYIQLFCHTLHVAAMLPDEGTGEGLLLLSLEILSQYEVLYDADESLGSSLRKANEKHFLGSITENVTNKEMRTMLLQKLRKL; encoded by the coding sequence ATGGCCACCCGGCTGTGCCATCCCAAGCCTTTGTCTGAGCTGGCCAAATCGGACTGGCCCTTGGTGGGCAAGCCTATTATCGAGGCATTGGAGGAGATCTGTACGTCCCACTCTTCTTACCCACCCGAACCCAGTGCTTGGAAGAAGAAAGCGGCAGTCATCCTTTGGTCCCAGATCCTCTTCTCCGGGTCCTCGATGCCCACCGTCTCCACCAACCAAAGGTGGAAGGAGGACGTCTTCTTCTCGGTGAGCACCATGATCCCAGAGGTCAACCACACGGTCCTTTTTGAGATGTTCAAGGAGATGAACGCACCCCGGCTTTTCACCCAGATGCTCCTGGTTTTGCCGGAGGCCGTTTGCTTGAAAGAACTGGAAACCTTTGTAGAGTATGTGGCCAAAGAGACATCTCCGCGTGACGTGTCTTTCTTCTTGGACGTCTGGTGGGAGATCATGAAGCACAAAGAGGGCCAAGAGGACCGGCTGACTTTGTTGTTCCGCACAGTATCGCATCAGTTTCTCTCGGAGCCAGACGACACGGGCCAGCCTCCAAAGAGGTTCAAGAGCGATGCCCCTCCGTTGACGGAGCCCTCCATGGCCACCACTGTCCTCCCAGTCTTGATGGAAGGTTTGAAGCTGATCAGAGAGAGCATTGTGCCAACCAAGATGAAGTGTTACGCTCTCGCCAACCTCTTGGACGTGTTGTCCGTGTCGATTGAGTGCGAGGTAGAATTGCTGCCCATCCAGACTTACTTGGACAAGGTCTCCTCGGTGGTCACCCTCTGGATCAGCGACTCCGACAACCGATATAACAAAAGAGAGTTGGACGAGAAGGTGAAAGAGGTTGAGAGGAGCATGAGCGTGCTGAACGTGGCCAAACTCTCCAACAAATCCTTGCTCGATGACTTGGGCTTTCTCCGCACCTTGCTGGAAGagtggtctccagagctgcagggTTTCCTAAATGACCCTCAGCAGGTCTGCTATGAAAGCTACAGGCTCCTCGATTGCCTGGCCTCCTTGGAAAAGAGGTTGGTGAACTATGCCAAGTCGGAAAATTTGGATGAGCCGACGGCACAGACGATGGCAGAGCTGTCCAAGCGCATTGCGGACTTCTTGGAGAAGATCAACCCTGGGTCATGGAGCAAGGAGTCCAATAATGACATTGTGGCTTCTGTGGCCATGGTGATCATCGACAAGAGGATGGACCGACACTTGGAGGTGTGTCCCGTATTTGTGACGCAGAAGAGCTGGGCGTTCACGAAAGACTGGGTCGCATGCCTTGTCAGGAACAAAGAACTGTTCCAGGAAGCGGAGCTGATCCTCAAATTGCTGCAGATGGTCGCGGCTTGCGCCCACGTTGCCGAAAGTCAGGAGCAAATTGCCAAGGTGGCCAAAGTCATCCTTGAGTGTTACGCAGAGCTCCTTTTGACAGATCAGAACAAAGTGATTTCGGAAGTCCTGGCTGCTTGGGGCAGGAAGGGCCTCTCTGGGATATCGGAGACCTTCTCAGAAGGCTTCCAAGAGGAACTCAACGTTGCCTTTAACCAGATCATCAAGAGCGTATCCGGGGAAGGATTTAAAAGGGCCGTGGCATCCGTGTCTCGGTTGGTGCTGCTCAACCCAGAAGCTACCATCAAGAAGATCTGTAACTTGGTTGTGGCCAACTTGGGAACGCACCAGTTCATGGCAGAAATCCTGTGTTCCTTCCCGGCTCTGAGATTCCAAGAGCACCAGGATTCAACAGACGCATCGGTCAGCCTGCTGCTGAATTGTTTGAAAGAGAGTATCTGGGACCGGCTGATAACTGCCAAGGAAAAGGAGCAATTTTTAGAGTTTTTGGAGTACCTGATGCAACCGACCGGCGCCAACCCTCTTCTCTGCCCGGCAGAGGTGACCCAGAACCTCATCTTCCCTTTCCTGAAGGCGGATTCTCCTTGCATGGAACTTTGCTTACAGATCCTTGAGAAGGTTTTGAAGGTGCCTTCCGAGCAGAACTGGATCCACACCTGCCACCCGTTTCCACTCATCCTTTCCCTTTGCAGGCTTCTAGATGGCTTCACTCAGTATTGGCATGAACCAGAAGGCCAGCACGCCTGTTCCTTAGAGACCAAAGACTTGGTGGCAACCAACCTAGCCCAGCTCTGCAGTGCGCTGTCCACTCAGAAAGACTCCCTGTCCCCGGAGTTGTGGAACCAGTCTGTGTCTTGGCTCCACAAAAAGGTCGGGGCCTTGGATTGGACCGTTGGCCTGCGGCTGAAGAACGTTTACGGAGAACACTTCAAGAACGAAGTCCCTGCCACGCTCTTTGAGGTCTGCAAGCTGCCAGAGGATGAGTGGACCACCCGTCCGGCCCCACAGTACGGAGCAGGCAGCGGCCTTATGGCGTGGATGGAGTGCTGCTGCATCTCTGCAACCTTGAGGGAACAGATGCTGGTGCTCCTCACGGTTAACGTGGACAACCCCGAAGAGGTCAACCTCTTCAGCAAGGGGTTCTTGGTGGCCCTCGTCCAGGTCTTCCCCTGGTGCAGCCAGAGCGAGTGGAGACGCCTCATCCACGTCATCAAGAGTCTCTTGGAACGAGAAGTCCTCTACGTGCCTTACTCCCTGGAGTATGTCCAGTATCTCCCTTTGCTCAACTTCCGTCCTTTCGCATACCACCTCCAGTTCTCGGTGCTTCTGCTGCGGGGATTCCAGTTCCTGTGCGGTTCCAGCGGTGCCACGTGGCTGCCGTCAGACGCATGGAAACACATGGCAAGGCTCTACTGCCTCGGCTTGTCCGATTTGCTGGGCTCGGTTAAAAGCATCGTCCGGGGCCAGTGGCACTCGACGGAAGAGAAGAACGTGACCCGGGAGCTGTCCTTCGTGTACATCCAGCTGTTCTGCCATACCCTCCACGTGGCGGCCATGTTGCCGGATGAAGGCACGGGCGagggcctcctcctgctctccttgGAGATCCTCTCGCAGTATGAGGTGCTCTATGACGCCGACGAGTCTCTCGGGAGCTCCCTGCGGAAGGCCAACGAGAAGCACTTCCTGGGCTCCATCACGGAGAACGTCACCAACAAGGAGATGCGCACCATGCTCCTCCAGAAGCTCCGTAAGCTGTGA